A single region of the Branchiostoma lanceolatum isolate klBraLanc5 chromosome 1, klBraLanc5.hap2, whole genome shotgun sequence genome encodes:
- the LOC136421640 gene encoding multiple epidermal growth factor-like domains protein 10 translates to MAPILAMCSLNCVNGATLDEASCTCACDVGWDGPTCADKCEDHHEYCGVSPGWPTVDSCTTDYVREFCPAFCGTCQKPEVCFKNCANGGAFDDETCTCVCARGWDGETCEEVCGDSHENCGANPGWPTPDLCAEDYVHELCHAFCGVCEPSCNLQCFNGGALDPDNCTCSCADGWDGPTCSEPCGNASPLCGANPGWPDVSACQELYVQDNCHHFCGLCRKVGDTWGQGTTAATTTTPQPTTTTTTTTTPEPTTTTTTTPAPATTTTTTPQPTTTTTTTPEPSTTSSTTPVPPEPGACYHMGYYFEDGSRWDVFEGAYRVEYYCSNGQITATDRVPIAQPQDVSVSCSYMGQEYNNGATWDLNFDGFIISCQCDEGAVTCLPVSRSNRNRP, encoded by the exons ACAAATGTGAGGACCACCATGAGTACTGCGGAGTGAGTCCGGGATGGCCGACTGTGGACTCCTGCACCACCGACTACGTCAGGGAGTTCTGCCCCGCGTTCTGTGGGACGTGCCAGAAGCCAG AGGTTTGCTTCAAAAACTGCGCAAACGGCGGTGCGTTTGATGACGAGACGTGCACGTGCGTGTGCGCACGCGGCTGGGACGGAGAGACATGCGAAG AGGTCTGTGGGGACAGCCATGAGAACTGTGGAGCCAACCCGGGCTGGCCGACCCCTGACCTCTGCGCGGAGGACTATGTGCATGAGCTCTGCCATGCCTTCTGTGGGGTGTGTGAGCCTA gCTGCAACCTGCAGTGCTTCAACGGCGGCGCGTTGGACCCTGACAACTGCACGTGTTCCTGCGCCGACGGTTGGGACGGTCCCACCTGCTCCG AGCCCTGTGGCAACGCTAGCCCCCTCTGCGGCGCCAATCCGGGCTGGCCGGACGTCTCGGCTTGTCAGGAACTCTACGTCCAGGACAACTGTCATCATTTCTGTGGACTCTGTAGAAAG GTTGGTGACACTTGGGGGCAGGGTACGACTGCAGCGACCACTACAACCCCTCAGCccactacaacaacaacaacaactacaactCCTGAGCCAACGACTACTACAACCACCACTCCCGCACCCGCCACGACGACAACCACTACTCCTCAGCCCACCACAACCACCACCACAACCCCCGAGCCTTCTACAACCTCTAGCACCACTCCGGTCCCTCCAGAACCTG GTGCATGCTATCATATGGGGTACTACTTTGAAGACGGCAGCCGCTGGGACGTGTTTGAGGGAGCGTACCGTGTGGAGTACTACTGCAGCAACGGCCAGATAACAGCCACGGACAGGGTgcccatagcacagccacagGACGTCTCAG TGTCCTGCTCGTACATGGGACAGGAGTATAACAACGGGGCGACATGGGACCTCAACTTTGACGGCTTCATCATTTCGTGCCAGTGCGACGAGGGGGCGGTCACCTGTCTCCCCGTCTCAAGGTCAAACCGCAACCGTCCTTGA